The following proteins are co-located in the Siansivirga zeaxanthinifaciens CC-SAMT-1 genome:
- a CDS encoding fumarate reductase/succinate dehydrogenase flavoprotein subunit, giving the protein MALDSKVPKGPIKDKWTDYKNHINLVNPANKRHIDVIVVGTGLAGGSAAATLAELGYNVKAFCYQDSPRRAHSIAAQGGINAAKNYQGDGDSTYRLFYDTVKGGDYRSREANVYRLAEVSTNIIDQCVAQGVPFARDYGGLLDNRSFGGVLVSRTFYAKGQTGQQLLLGAYSAMNRQIARGKIQMYNRHEMLDLVKIDGKARGIIARNLVTGEIERHSAHAVVIASGGYGNVYFLSTNAMGSNVTAAWKIHKKGAYFANPCYTQIHPTCIPRSGEYQSKLTLMSESLRNDGRIWVPKNLEDVKAIREGRKKPTDLSEDERDYYLERRYPAFGNLVPRDVASRAAKERCDAGYGVNATGEAVYLDFASSIERYGREQAKIHNITNPSKEKVYELGKKIVEAKYGNLFQMYEKIVDENPYETPMMIYPAVHYTMGGIWVDYNLMTTIPGCYAIGEANFSDHGANRLGASALMQGLADGYFVLPYTIGDYLSDDIRTGKIPTDTPEFDEAEKEVKSRIDFFINNKGSKSVDYFHKKLGKIMWDECGMSRNAEGLKQAINDISELRAEFWKEVSVPGGDKEFNEELAKAGRVADFLELGELFAKDALQREESAGGHFREEYQTPDGEALRRKEFQYVSAWEYKGEPKDAVLHKEDLVYENIEVKERSYK; this is encoded by the coding sequence ATGGCTTTAGATTCAAAAGTACCAAAAGGTCCAATTAAAGATAAATGGACAGATTATAAAAATCATATCAATTTAGTAAACCCTGCTAATAAACGTCACATCGATGTTATTGTAGTTGGAACTGGTTTAGCAGGAGGTTCTGCTGCAGCAACTTTAGCAGAATTAGGTTATAATGTAAAAGCATTTTGTTATCAAGATTCGCCTCGTAGAGCGCATTCAATTGCTGCTCAAGGTGGTATTAATGCCGCTAAAAACTATCAAGGCGATGGGGATTCTACATATAGATTATTCTACGATACTGTAAAAGGAGGCGATTACCGCTCTCGTGAAGCTAACGTTTACCGTTTGGCTGAGGTATCTACAAACATCATTGACCAATGTGTGGCTCAAGGTGTTCCTTTTGCCCGTGATTACGGTGGGTTATTAGATAACCGTTCGTTTGGTGGTGTGTTAGTATCTAGAACATTCTACGCAAAAGGACAAACAGGTCAGCAATTATTATTAGGCGCCTATTCTGCCATGAATAGACAAATTGCTCGTGGTAAAATACAAATGTATAACCGCCACGAAATGTTAGATCTAGTAAAAATTGATGGCAAGGCGAGAGGTATTATAGCACGAAACTTAGTAACTGGAGAAATTGAGCGCCACTCGGCGCACGCTGTTGTTATTGCATCAGGTGGTTACGGAAACGTTTATTTCCTATCTACCAATGCGATGGGAAGTAACGTAACTGCTGCTTGGAAAATTCATAAAAAAGGAGCGTATTTCGCAAATCCATGTTATACACAAATTCACCCAACATGTATTCCGCGTTCAGGTGAATATCAATCTAAATTAACCTTAATGTCTGAATCGTTACGTAACGACGGGCGTATTTGGGTACCTAAAAATTTAGAGGATGTAAAAGCCATTCGTGAGGGTAGAAAAAAACCAACCGATTTATCTGAAGACGAAAGAGATTACTACTTAGAGCGTCGTTATCCGGCGTTTGGAAACTTAGTACCTCGTGACGTTGCATCGCGAGCAGCAAAAGAGCGTTGCGATGCCGGATATGGTGTTAATGCTACTGGTGAAGCGGTTTACTTAGACTTCGCATCGTCTATTGAACGCTACGGAAGAGAACAAGCTAAAATTCATAATATCACGAATCCTTCAAAAGAGAAAGTGTATGAATTAGGTAAGAAAATTGTGGAGGCTAAGTATGGTAACTTATTCCAGATGTATGAGAAAATTGTAGATGAAAATCCATACGAAACTCCTATGATGATTTATCCTGCTGTACACTACACTATGGGAGGTATTTGGGTAGATTACAATTTAATGACTACCATCCCTGGTTGTTATGCCATTGGAGAAGCTAACTTTTCAGATCACGGTGCGAACAGGTTAGGAGCTTCTGCTTTAATGCAAGGTTTGGCCGATGGGTATTTTGTATTACCATACACTATTGGTGATTATTTATCTGATGATATTAGAACTGGTAAAATACCAACTGATACGCCAGAATTTGACGAAGCAGAAAAAGAAGTTAAATCAAGAATTGACTTTTTTATAAATAATAAAGGATCAAAATCTGTAGATTATTTCCACAAAAAATTAGGAAAAATTATGTGGGATGAATGCGGTATGTCTAGAAATGCAGAAGGGTTAAAACAAGCCATTAATGATATTTCTGAGCTGAGAGCCGAATTCTGGAAAGAGGTATCTGTTCCTGGTGGCGATAAAGAATTTAATGAAGAATTAGCCAAAGCAGGTCGTGTTGCCGATTTCTTAGAACTAGGGGAGCTATTTGCTAAAGATGCTTTACAACGTGAAGAATCTGCTGGTGGTCACTTTAGAGAAGAATATCAAACTCCAGATGGTGAAGCTTTAAGAAGAAAAGAGTTTCAATATGTTTCTGCATGGGAATATAAAGGCGAGCCTAAAGATGCGGTATTACATAAAGAAGATTTAGTTTACGAGAATATAGAAGTAAAAGAAAGATCTTATAAATAA
- a CDS encoding succinate dehydrogenase/fumarate reductase iron-sulfur subunit: MNLTLKIWRQKDSNAKGQMVDYKVTEISEHMSFLEMMDVLNEQLINKGEEPVAFDHDCREGICGMCSMFINGEAHGPDRGVTTCQLHMRMFKDGDTITIEPFRAAAFPVIKDLVVDRSAFDRIQHAGGYISVNTSGNTQDANSIPISKHAADEAMDAATCIGCGACVATCKNSSAMLFVGAKVSQYALLPQGQVEAADRVRNMVAQMDLEGFGNCTNTGACEIECPKGISLDNIARMNRELMKAQFS; this comes from the coding sequence ATGAATTTAACACTTAAAATTTGGAGACAAAAAGACTCAAATGCCAAGGGTCAAATGGTCGATTATAAAGTAACTGAAATTTCAGAACACATGTCTTTTTTAGAAATGATGGATGTTTTGAATGAACAACTTATTAATAAAGGCGAAGAACCTGTAGCTTTCGATCACGATTGTCGTGAAGGGATATGCGGTATGTGTTCAATGTTTATTAATGGTGAAGCACATGGTCCCGATAGAGGCGTTACTACGTGCCAGTTACACATGCGTATGTTTAAAGATGGCGATACTATTACTATAGAGCCATTTAGAGCAGCTGCTTTTCCAGTAATTAAAGATTTAGTAGTAGATAGATCTGCTTTCGATCGCATACAACATGCGGGAGGTTATATTTCTGTAAATACATCAGGAAACACCCAAGACGCAAACTCGATTCCAATTTCTAAACATGCTGCCGATGAAGCTATGGATGCTGCTACCTGTATAGGTTGTGGTGCTTGTGTAGCAACTTGTAAAAATTCAAGTGCTATGTTATTTGTTGGTGCTAAAGTATCTCAATACGCATTATTACCTCAAGGTCAAGTAGAGGCTGCCGATCGTGTACGAAACATGGTAGCTCAAATGGATTTAGAAGGTTTTGGTAACTGTACAAATACAGGTGCTTGCGAAATAGAATGTCCAAAAGGCATTTCGTTAGACAACATTGCAAGAATGAACAGAGAATTAATGAAAGCGCAGTTTTCTTAA
- a CDS encoding M28 family peptidase, producing the protein MYRTFYFKVILCFFCFNLNAQIEINKTITTDSLFSESQLLKHIKALSSDAFEGRRTGTQGAIKARKYIINQFHALGVLPLKGSYEQDFTFSNSGKFYKGTNVLGIINGTEFSNKYIVISAHYDHEGIKLGQIYNGADDDASGISALFSFSEYLSKYPPKYSVILAAFDAEELGLQGSKYFVNHSKVTLSDIKVNLNMDMISRSDKNELFAVGTIHHNFLKQVILKSQDSKKIKLLIGHDDGSWKDNWTFASDHANFYQKNIPFIYFGVDDHEDYHEPTDDFENIHPKFYIEAVKVIIEVFQKIDQLKL; encoded by the coding sequence ATGTACAGGACATTTTACTTTAAAGTAATACTTTGTTTTTTTTGTTTTAATCTGAATGCTCAAATTGAAATAAATAAAACAATTACTACCGATTCCTTATTTAGTGAATCACAACTTTTAAAACATATTAAGGCTTTATCTTCTGATGCTTTTGAAGGCAGACGCACCGGAACACAAGGTGCCATAAAAGCCAGAAAATATATTATTAATCAGTTTCATGCTTTAGGCGTATTGCCTTTAAAAGGAAGTTACGAGCAGGATTTTACTTTTTCTAATTCTGGAAAGTTTTATAAAGGAACAAATGTTTTGGGCATTATAAATGGCACAGAGTTTTCTAATAAATACATTGTTATTAGTGCGCATTACGACCACGAGGGTATTAAACTTGGGCAGATTTATAATGGCGCAGACGACGATGCCTCAGGCATAAGTGCGCTATTTAGTTTTTCCGAATATCTTTCAAAATATCCACCAAAATATTCGGTTATTTTAGCTGCTTTCGATGCCGAAGAATTAGGGCTGCAGGGATCAAAATATTTTGTAAATCATTCTAAGGTTACTTTAAGCGATATTAAAGTAAACCTTAATATGGATATGATTAGTAGAAGCGATAAAAACGAATTGTTTGCCGTTGGAACCATACATCATAATTTTTTGAAACAGGTGATTTTAAAGTCACAAGATTCAAAAAAAATTAAGTTATTAATTGGTCATGATGATGGCAGTTGGAAAGACAATTGGACTTTCGCATCCGACCATGCTAATTTTTACCAAAAAAACATACCATTTATATATTTTGGGGTAGATGACCATGAAGATTATCACGAACCAACCGATGATTTCGAAAATATTCACCCGAAATTTTATATAGAAGCTGTTAAAGTTATCATTGAAGTATTTCAAAAAATAGATCAGTTAAAACTTTAA
- a CDS encoding efflux RND transporter periplasmic adaptor subunit yields the protein MKHIYILLFLFAFIACKNNENNTENTEETSMNSNEIQVNSSQFTGENMALGKLEPQAFNESIKVSGLIDVPPHNKASVSSFIGGYITKTPLLIGDRVKKGQILVTLENPEYVEIQQQYLEVSEQISYLKSEYNRQKTLFDEKISSQKNYLKAESGYKSTLALYNGLRKKLSMLHINPASVEQGNITATINLYSPIDGYVTKVNVSNGLYISPSDVIMEIIDTDHIHLELVVYEKDILHIKKDQKISFKIPEASNETFEAEVHLVGTTINETSRTVKVHAHILNEKQANFIVGMFVEAQIITEARTILALPKEAIVELDAKHFVLVLKSKTANTYTFEKVKVDLGAETEAYASILNPDTLLNKDILVNGAFMLISEESGGH from the coding sequence ATGAAACATATATATATCTTACTTTTTTTGTTCGCATTTATAGCCTGTAAAAACAACGAAAATAATACAGAAAATACCGAAGAAACTTCCATGAATTCAAACGAAATTCAAGTTAACAGCTCGCAATTTACTGGCGAAAACATGGCTTTAGGCAAACTGGAACCTCAGGCATTTAACGAATCTATAAAAGTGAGTGGTTTAATTGATGTGCCACCACATAACAAAGCAAGTGTAAGTTCGTTTATTGGCGGTTATATAACCAAAACACCTTTACTTATTGGCGACAGGGTTAAAAAAGGCCAAATACTTGTAACACTCGAAAATCCTGAATATGTAGAAATACAACAACAGTATTTGGAAGTTTCGGAGCAGATATCGTATTTAAAGTCTGAATACAACAGACAAAAAACACTTTTCGATGAAAAAATAAGCTCGCAAAAAAACTATTTAAAAGCCGAAAGTGGCTATAAAAGCACCTTGGCACTTTACAATGGTTTACGCAAAAAACTGAGTATGCTACATATTAATCCGGCATCGGTAGAGCAGGGAAATATAACGGCAACTATAAATTTATATTCGCCTATTGATGGTTATGTAACTAAAGTAAATGTGAGTAATGGTTTATACATTTCACCTTCCGATGTTATTATGGAAATAATAGATACAGACCATATTCACTTGGAATTAGTGGTTTATGAAAAAGATATTTTACACATTAAAAAAGATCAAAAAATAAGCTTTAAAATTCCTGAAGCATCCAACGAAACTTTTGAAGCCGAAGTTCATTTAGTAGGCACTACTATTAATGAAACTTCGAGAACTGTTAAAGTGCATGCACACATTTTAAACGAAAAACAGGCCAATTTTATAGTAGGCATGTTTGTTGAAGCCCAAATAATTACAGAAGCCCGCACTATATTAGCCTTACCAAAAGAAGCTATTGTAGAACTTGATGCAAAACATTTTGTATTGGTTTTAAAAAGCAAAACTGCCAACACTTATACATTTGAAAAAGTAAAAGTTGATTTAGGTGCAGAAACTGAAGCTTATGCCAGCATTTTAAACCCCGACACCTTATTAAACAAAGACATCTTAGTAAATGGTGCTTTTATGCTAATTAGTGAAGAAAGCGGTGGACATTAA